One Artemia franciscana chromosome 6, ASM3288406v1, whole genome shotgun sequence DNA window includes the following coding sequences:
- the LOC136028306 gene encoding xylosylprotein 4-beta-galactosyltransferase-like isoform X2, with amino-acid sequence MSIPCTKIVCPPCLNERKDVMSTESEVIPKPSHKLALIIPARDRLEELLEFIPYMKKFLGNQGVTSEILVSNQTYA; translated from the exons ttGTATGTCCTCCATGTCTAAATGAAAGGAAAGATGTTATGAGTACTGAATCTGAAGTCATCCCAAAGCCTAGTCACAAGTTGGCTTTAATCATTCCTGCTCGAGACAGACTTGAAGAACTTCTAGAATTTATACCTTATATGAAAAAGTTCCTTGGTAACCAGGGAGTCACTTCAGAAATATTGGTTAGCAACCAG aCATATGCATAA
- the LOC136028306 gene encoding xylosylprotein 4-beta-galactosyltransferase-like isoform X1, which produces MSIPCTKIVCPPCLNERKDVMSTESEVIPKPSHKLALIIPARDRLEELLEFIPYMKKFLGNQGVTSEILVSNQGDGYRFNRASLINSGVGDILLLII; this is translated from the exons ttGTATGTCCTCCATGTCTAAATGAAAGGAAAGATGTTATGAGTACTGAATCTGAAGTCATCCCAAAGCCTAGTCACAAGTTGGCTTTAATCATTCCTGCTCGAGACAGACTTGAAGAACTTCTAGAATTTATACCTTATATGAAAAAGTTCCTTGGTAACCAGGGAGTCACTTCAGAAATATTGGTTAGCAACCAG GGGGACGGATATCGCTTCAATCGAGCATCTCTTATTAACTCAGGCGTTGGAGATATTCTGCTGCTCATTATATAA